The Corticium candelabrum chromosome 17, ooCorCand1.1, whole genome shotgun sequence genome has a segment encoding these proteins:
- the LOC134193304 gene encoding uncharacterized protein LOC134193304, whose product MIGRRFLLICFLLLLHLVHFTTPTPGYKCRYDHYELRNGTLDCYTLVSRPLTFFQARDQCELEGALVVIITNRNENEYVKGFLAGALSDEFWIGLTDDRMEGQYEWLNGDNIQGDTKFRNWATGEPDNSNNRDCVLLSREGWTVATGGCAATTASYMCEQIACKTTDNKYCVGEEPESQTSDNTAVIVSGALVPIILIAVTCIILWYIWKYQNDFWSKYICFLCHLQSKDSVSSLEKENQRLRHELSLRRTVSDIQKDYGRNNSLTSGLFLPLARSPDPMPAIPDGQGGMLPSIKSQVQNLPDGKPQPPPLQRQTSRISNNKVTPLAVQQKPYNTDQYTNRDGSHSFSPPSPPFAVPMSPPPTTERINIPASFASALAKNQATQD is encoded by the exons ATGATTGGCAGACGGTTTCTTCTCATTTGTTTCCTGCTTCTCTTACATCTTGTTCATTTCACTACCCCAACACCAGGCT ACAAGTGTAGATATGATCACTATGAACTGAGAAATGGAACTCTAGACTGCTACACACTTGTGTCACGTCCATTGACTTTCTTTCAAGCGAGAGATCAATGTGAATTAGAAGGAGCTCTCGTGGTGAtcatcacaaacagaaacGAGAATGAGTATGTGAAAGGATTTCTTGCTGGAGCTCTATCAGATGAGTTTTGGATTGGATTGACAGACGATAGAATGGAAGGGCAATACGAATGGCTGAACGGGGACAATATTCAAGGAGATACTAAGTTCAGAAATTGGGCAACAGGAGAGCCTGACAACAGTAACAATCGAgattgtgttttgttgtcacGTGAGGGTTGGACAGTGGCTACAGGTGGCTGTGCTGCAACGACGGCTAGTTATATGTGTGAGCAGATAGCTTGTAAAACTACAGATAACAAGTACTGTGTAGGAGAAGAACCAGAAAGTCAGACAAGTGACAACACAGCAGTTATTGTGAGTGGTGCCCTGGTTCCAATCATTTTGATTGCTGTCACTTGCATTATTTTGTGGTACATTTGGAAGTATCAGAATGACTTTTGGTCCAAGTACATCTGCTTTCTTTGTCATCTACAATCAAAAGACTCCGTGTCTTCATTAGAGAAAGAAAATCAACGTCTACGACATGAGCTGTCTCTACGTCGAACAGTCAGCGACATACAGAAAGACTATGGGCGAAACAACTCTCTTACAAGTGGATTGTTTCTTCCGTTGGCTCGTTCACCAGACCCAATGCCTGCCATTCCAGATGGACAAGGTGGGATGCTGCCTTCCATAAAATCACAAGTTCAGAACTTACCAGATGGCAAGCCACAGCCTCCTCCTTTACAGAGACAGACGAGTCGGATCTCTAACAACAAAGTGACTCCTTTAGCTGTGCAACAGAAACCGTATAATACAGATCAATACACAAATCGTGATGGCTCTCATTCGTTTAGTCCACCATCACCTCCATTTGCTGTCCCTATGTCTCCTCCTCCAACAACAGAGAGGATCAACATTCCTGCATCCTTTGCATCTGCTCTGGCTAAGAACCAAGCAACCCAAGATTAA